ATTCAGATTTTAAATTAAATGTTTCCAGGCCACGATTTGTTCTCCTTGTACCCACGGGAAAAAGCGATCAATCCCAGGAACTGAAACCCTTCATACAATGGCCAGACTATTTTGAATACTCACAGAGCATCAATCTTAATGCTTTACTCCACAAGCACTAACAACTACAAGGTCTACCGCCAACAAGAACAAAACCATCATGTATTGTAAATAACTTCAAGCAAGTAAGATAAAACTTTTCTTAAAAACTTTAATCAATTTCAGTCAGATATACTTGAAAGGAAACCAGTTTTGCAAAGTAAATAATGGGAAGGAGAAGATGGCCCTAAGAACTCATAATTTGATATGGAAAACATGGCATCACTGTTATAACATTGCATGGAGGTATTACTGGTGCGGACATCAAATTTTCATATAAGCATGGCCTGCTATTACTACGGACCATTTAGATCTCAATTTCATTCGGCAGGAGATAAATTCATATGGTTTGCTAACTAATCCACTATTATTGCAAGATTTAACAGAACACAACTTACAGCTTCACATAGTTTACAGGCAATGCATCGCTCTTCCCCAGTATCATAACGTCTGAGAGCATGCTCCCCTCGGAAACGAGGGCTCAAAGGGCCCTTCTCAAATGGATAGTTAATCTACAAGGAGTCAAGATAAAAGAACAGTCAACAGAAGCAAGCACGACAATAAGACTAATAGCATGTGTGAAATTCGCCACTTAACTGTAACTTTCCTCTCGAAGAAGTACTTGAGCGTCAGCATCAAACCACGGACCATTTCAGTCAAAAACAATGTATTGATGCTCCTTTCAAACACTGAAGAAAGAGCATTAAAATGAGAGGTGAAGCAGTATCCTAACAGCAACAAGGAAAATAGCCAACATACAATTGTACGCCCATATAAAAAACATATACTCACCAGCACTCCAATCTTTGGCGAGCTCTTTCGCAAGCTGTTCTTTCTCCTCGTCCTCTGACCATTAAAGGGGGCAGCACTTTCAGAGAACAGTAGCATCGCACAAATTTAAATTCAATATGCAACTATGCACACACAAATCATAGCATGGAATTAGTGTTCGAAAGAATTAGGCCAATTAAAATTCGATACTATGGTCCATCATCATCAGCAAATGGCTTTTAGTTGTAAAGAACAGGTTCTCCTAAAACCAGCCGGAGGGAGCGTGGCACAATTTTTGACCATTTCACATTGGGTGTCAGGCATCAGTGTGCAACTAATTGATATAACCAAAGATCTGTTCCAAAGAGTTTCAAGTACAGCCCTAATTCCTCGCTCACACGCTACCGTATGCACCACAGGACATAGAAAGCCAATCACTTCGAACACACGGAATGCCTTGAAATGATAACACAGAACCGACGCAGCCCGAACCACATTTGATAAGTACGGAGTAATAACAATACCGAACAGCTCAGTAAGAAGAGGGGGAGAGGGCGGAGACCTTTGAACCTCTTGGGCGCCCCCGCGTCCATGTAGGTCCGGAGGTGGCCCTGCATCGCCGTCGCGGACGGGCCTAGACGCGCCTGAAACACCGGCAAACCACGGAATCAGACGCACAACAAGGCAAGCAGGAGAAGCGGAGCGGCATGGCTCGATCTGGAAGCCGGAGGACGGACAGCGTAGATCTAGGAGGGCGACGGCAGGCAGGGGAGGCGGGGGGAGGGGTAGAAGGGTCGCTCACCGTCTGCCTGGCGCGGAGGGCCAGCGCTGCCTGCCGGGCTAGGAGCGCCGCCATGGTGGCGTCGTCGGCGACGAGGATACGGTGGGTTCGGATCGAAAGTGGGGTTGAGGTGGGCTGTGCACTGTGGTCTCTAGTTAGTGGCTGGGGGATGTCCGGGTGTGGAGAAAGAGGAACTTGcagctgggctgggctgggctgggctgggaaGTGCAGCACTGCCCAGACAGGGCCTTCTGTGTGTTGAAGGCACTAGGTACAGAGAACGTCTACCGCTCAAAAAATAAAGTACAGAGAACGTCTTTATCTAAAAAAAAGGTACAGAGAACGTCTCCTAAAAGAAGGTATGGAAAATATGAAGAACactagaggtaataaaaattacaaccacgTACATGGACTACCTgacgacgactacaaacactggagCAAACGGAAGGCGTGCCGCCGAAATCGTCCTCCCTCACCGGAGCCGGTCAAACCTTGTTGCTCACAAAAGAGGATTGACATGCTACAGCAAACAGAATTTCCATTCATAATAAAGAAATTTGCTACACATGTCCATTACAGAAGAAAAAAGTGTCGTGTTACAACAGAGAAAAATATTGTACTAGAACAGAAGAGAAAATGCCAAGACAAACCCATTGGCATATAGACCCCCCAAAAAGATTAACCCATATGCATATAGGGAATCAACTTCAATGCTGCAACCAGTAGCTCGAGCACGGCGATTTCTCAAGGGAACAACAAAGGAGGAAGGGAGTTTGgggcggccgaagaagatgtccaAATCATGCAGTTGGGATGCATTTGGTGGGTTGCATCTACCTTAGCCAGCCCTGGGATGCAATTTTGGGCTATTTGGATGCTTGACTTGTATGGAATCTTGACCCGAACATAAGTTAAAACACCTCTGGGCTTGACTCTGAAGGAATGCTCGAATCGGCCGTTCCCAGCGAGCCAGGCCCGAGCGATGCAAGCGAGTGCACATGGGTGAAGGCAGTTACACGCGGGACACGCCGCCTTGGTTCCCGGAGCAGCGGCATAAATCCCCTCATCCTTCTCTCACCACTcactctcccctctctccactctcTCACTAGCGGCGGCGATCACATGATCTGGGTGGCGTCGACCACCAGCTTCACCACCCCTCAACCAAGTATTCATCAATGGTGATAAGTCCTCGGACCCTTGTGAGAGGTCgatcttgttggggaacatagtatttcaaaaaaaaaatcctacgatcacgtaagatctatctaggagaagcatagcaacgagcggggagagtgtgtccacgtaccctcgtagaccgaaagcggaagcgttaagtaacgcggttgatgtagtcgaacgtcttcgcgatccaaccgatcaagtaccgaacgcacggcacctccgcgatctgcaca
This window of the Triticum aestivum cultivar Chinese Spring chromosome 5D, IWGSC CS RefSeq v2.1, whole genome shotgun sequence genome carries:
- the LOC123122990 gene encoding NADH-ubiquinone oxidoreductase subunit 8: MAALLARQAALALRARQTARLGPSATAMQGHLRTYMDAGAPKRFKEDEEKEQLAKELAKDWSAVFERSINTLFLTEMVRGLMLTLKYFFERKVTINYPFEKGPLSPRFRGEHALRRYDTGEERCIACKLCEAICPAQAITIEAEEREDGSRRTTRYDIDMTKCIYCGFCQEACPVDAIVEGPNFEFSTETHEELLYDKEKLLENGDRWETEIAENLKSEALYR